ATCTCTCATAAAATTTGTACTTTCCAACCATCGTAGAATTTTATCCTGTACCTTGATGATACTTTCATCATCTTCATCGATACTCACGGCCATTGCATACAAACCACCGGGAAAATCAATCAATCTCAGCGGACTCTCATCATCCAATATAAAATTATCATCTACCGCACAAATCATCTCCCCATGATCATCTGTGCTCACAAGTGTGAAATCCAAGCAATCAAAAATTACGGGTTTAAAAGCAGCATAATGTTGCCACAACTGAAACATGTAGCCGCCAGGCTTAAAGATTGCTTCCCAAGAGTGAACCCCCGAAGAAAGTGCACGAAACGCCGGAACTCGCACGACCATTACATCGGGCACCTTTTTGTCCAATGCATCTGTAATCTCGACAAGACGCGCGTAATTATTGCTATTTCCGCGATAATCTGTGGTGGTAATCTGTGTTTCAACTTCTTTCGCTTTATGATACAAGTGTTGAATATCGGCCTGGTTTGTAAAGTTTAACGTTTCAATCTCTTGAATGAATTCCAACACCAACCCCTTCAACTCATGGAGTAGTGACACTTCATCATCAATTGTTGAAACCTTTTTACTCAAAACATCCAAAACAACACCAGAACCGGATACTTCGAAAATTCGCTGAATATCTTTGATACTAATGTTTAGTTTTCTTAGAATTAGAATCTGCTCTATACGTCGCACTGCTGCTTCATCATACATCCGATACGAACCGTGTTCATCGCGCACACTTTGGAGAATACCCATATCTTCATAGTAACGCAATGTGCGAGCTGTGATATCGTAGGCCGTTGAAACATCCCTGATTTTCATTAAGTCACTCATATCTTTTCCTCACTTTTCTTTGATATAACCGTATTATAAATCCTTACGCAACGGAAGAGTCAAGCGTGATTAAACATGTTTTTTTAATTTATAGGTTAGAGCAGACTCAATGCAATACCTTAATGCATCGAGCGGAAGCGGTTCATCGAGGGCTACAACGATTGCGCGATTTCCAGAGAATACCAATTGATCTGGAAAAACGATCCGAAAATGTTCCACGAGTGATGTTTGGCAGTTGACAAATAATGCAACATGTTTTGCATCGAATTGATCCAAACGAACAGCTGTTCCGCTCTTTGGCGCAGCATACGAAGGTTGGTTCCATTTTAAATCTTCACGAATTGTATCAATCTCAGGATTGTTTTGAGCAATCTCAAAAATCAGTTCTCGTAATCTCAGCAGTATTTTTCGCGTTTTAATATCGTAATCTGCAAATCGTTCATCTATTTGCAGTGATGAAAATTCAGTCATACACGCTCCTTTGGCATCGCATTCATCGCGTGCCATAATGTCTCTGCATCTTTTTTTGAAATTTCAA
The window above is part of the Erysipelothrix sp. HDW6C genome. Proteins encoded here:
- a CDS encoding MerR family transcriptional regulator, producing MSDLMKIRDVSTAYDITARTLRYYEDMGILQSVRDEHGSYRMYDEAAVRRIEQILILRKLNISIKDIQRIFEVSGSGVVLDVLSKKVSTIDDEVSLLHELKGLVLEFIQEIETLNFTNQADIQHLYHKAKEVETQITTTDYRGNSNNYARLVEITDALDKKVPDVMVVRVPAFRALSSGVHSWEAIFKPGGYMFQLWQHYAAFKPVIFDCLDFTLVSTDDHGEMICAVDDNFILDDESPLRLIDFPGGLYAMAVSIDEDDESIIKVQDKILRWLESTNFMRDEERSFMFNMPYLDEDNTYQQDIEKGLGYRQMQRYVPIKLNQ
- a CDS encoding DUF1801 domain-containing protein, which produces MTEFSSLQIDERFADYDIKTRKILLRLRELIFEIAQNNPEIDTIREDLKWNQPSYAAPKSGTAVRLDQFDAKHVALFVNCQTSLVEHFRIVFPDQLVFSGNRAIVVALDEPLPLDALRYCIESALTYKLKKHV